In one Streptomyces sp. NBC_01241 genomic region, the following are encoded:
- a CDS encoding glutamate dehydrogenase, with product MTTPPVSPSAAPTAPLISLTWTDHVTGRQGHLVVDRLVRGVASGGLRMRAGCTLDEVTGLARVMTMKEALHFDADDTDARCIPLGGAKGGIDCDPRDPEAYGILVRYLRAVRPYIENVWTMGEDLGLTQDLVDRAAAEAGLISTVQAVYPLLDDETAARRRLADAFAVEVDGIGLDELVGGCGVAESALAALDRAGVPYREATASVQGLGTMGGATARFLARAGLKVVAVADIKGTIANPAGLDVEALLAARDGYGTVDRRALRDADRELPAEAWLAQDAEILVPAAVSYTIDATNQTRIRSRWIVEAANMPVLPEAEALLAARGITVLPDVVVNSGTNAWWWWTLFGDIGADADEAFGRTRRSMRSLIDLMLARAEADDCTPRAAAHAIVADRLPVMAERFGWYR from the coding sequence ATGACGACACCTCCGGTGTCCCCCTCCGCCGCACCCACGGCGCCGCTGATATCGCTTACCTGGACCGATCACGTCACCGGCCGTCAGGGGCATCTGGTCGTGGACCGGCTGGTGCGGGGGGTGGCCAGCGGTGGGCTGCGGATGCGGGCGGGCTGCACGCTGGACGAGGTGACGGGACTGGCCCGTGTCATGACGATGAAGGAGGCCCTCCACTTCGACGCCGATGACACGGACGCCCGCTGTATACCGCTGGGCGGCGCCAAGGGCGGCATCGACTGCGACCCGCGCGACCCGGAGGCGTACGGCATTCTCGTGCGCTATCTGCGGGCCGTGCGCCCGTACATCGAGAACGTGTGGACGATGGGCGAGGACCTGGGGCTCACCCAGGACCTCGTGGACCGGGCGGCGGCCGAGGCCGGGTTGATCTCCACGGTCCAAGCCGTCTATCCGCTGCTCGACGACGAGACGGCGGCCCGGCGGCGGCTCGCCGACGCGTTCGCCGTCGAGGTGGACGGCATCGGGCTCGACGAACTGGTCGGCGGCTGCGGGGTCGCCGAGTCGGCGCTCGCGGCACTGGACCGGGCGGGCGTTCCGTACCGGGAGGCGACGGCCTCCGTACAGGGGCTCGGCACCATGGGCGGGGCGACGGCGCGCTTCCTGGCACGGGCCGGGCTGAAGGTGGTGGCCGTGGCCGACATCAAGGGCACGATCGCCAATCCGGCCGGCCTGGACGTCGAGGCGCTGCTGGCCGCCAGGGACGGGTACGGAACGGTGGACCGCCGCGCGCTCCGGGACGCGGACCGGGAGCTGCCCGCCGAAGCCTGGCTGGCGCAGGACGCCGAGATACTGGTACCGGCGGCCGTCTCGTACACGATCGATGCCACCAACCAGACCCGGATACGGTCTCGTTGGATCGTGGAGGCGGCCAACATGCCGGTGCTCCCCGAGGCGGAGGCGCTGCTCGCGGCGCGCGGGATCACGGTGTTGCCGGATGTGGTGGTCAACTCCGGTACGAACGCCTGGTGGTGGTGGACCCTGTTCGGTGACATCGGCGCGGACGCCGACGAGGCGTTCGGCCGCACCCGCCGCTCGATGCGGTCCCTGATCGATCTGATGCTGGCCCGCGCCGAGGCCGACGACTGCACGCCGCGGGCCGCCGCACATGCCATCGTCGCGGACCGGCTGCCGGTGATGGCGGAACGCTTTGGCTGGTACCGCTGA
- a CDS encoding carboxymuconolactone decarboxylase family protein — MTARISLDPPRSLLFRAASWYSNRTYGKVIDPLRATAHHTGVLWAGSRFELAVGRWKKLDPQLKALAVMASATTIGCSWCMDFGYWENHRHGMDPRKLRDVPVWRESEAYSPLERDVMAYAEAMSLTPPEVGDELVERLRTTLGEAALVELTTMVAVENMRSRTNSALGLTSQGFKDRCEVERPASP, encoded by the coding sequence ATGACCGCCCGCATCTCGCTCGACCCGCCCCGCAGCCTCCTCTTCCGCGCCGCTTCGTGGTACTCGAACCGTACATACGGCAAGGTCATCGATCCCCTGCGGGCCACCGCCCACCACACCGGAGTGCTGTGGGCCGGGAGCCGCTTCGAACTGGCGGTGGGACGCTGGAAGAAGCTGGACCCGCAGCTCAAGGCCCTGGCCGTCATGGCGTCCGCGACCACCATCGGCTGCAGCTGGTGCATGGACTTCGGCTACTGGGAGAACCACCGGCACGGCATGGACCCGCGCAAGCTGCGTGACGTACCGGTGTGGCGCGAGAGCGAGGCGTACAGCCCGCTGGAGCGTGACGTCATGGCGTACGCGGAGGCGATGAGCCTCACCCCGCCCGAAGTCGGGGACGAGCTGGTGGAGCGGCTGCGCACCACACTCGGCGAGGCGGCGCTCGTCGAGCTGACGACCATGGTCGCGGTGGAGAACATGCGTTCCCGCACCAATTCCGCCCTTGGTCTGACCAGCCAGGGCTTCAAGGACCGGTGCGAGGTGGAGCGCCCCGCGAGCCCCTGA